One part of the Deltaproteobacteria bacterium genome encodes these proteins:
- a CDS encoding right-handed parallel beta-helix repeat-containing protein: protein MPDYTTGSPKGNSHETHVIKNNVECYTCHSVTLANSSTIGSTATHVDKVYNIDLLPTYDAGDPNYDSGSHTCDNASCHGGNITPPWGNTIECESCHGNAYDVDDYARWTNFTGVVAQIYTSDFTVRGHGRTTGNYDITGNGGADRVCKDCHDQTAPHGGAEKPFRTQISGDPDTFCLSCHGSGAQLQGAFSSITGIKSHTFTGMSEAGGYQNHTSWRIAPKCIDCHDPHGDGNIAMIHDKVHTGGSDDKGRRNAFFNKSTVVFRNHSNADSFANSSIYSLCQACHTKTSHFRQEGFGGASDQLHSNIGGAAGKRCTPTCHNHRGGFAHGISGGSGGAGGTGCVACHGHEKGTLYDPDMQLPVTFGSLSSMGAGTATPHSTHTETDADDKRGPAVYCSTCHDINNIPYFKSGTDANGDGRFNLSETDVCDACHSPAGSYDGVDDPSVGAKNNWHSGGVYNNNTALKAGKEKWCAGCHDDASSYVPNFSNISAPNVIGNETSIYTYGQGYGFYKTGHGLPANETVPSSGGIKSGPGKNCPDCHNITLPHIDGNARTFDCSDGCDSVEYQAGYRLRLVGGLNPMEVPRTTASDASDYRLCFSCHDSAPFLIAASTQTNFLTANFTLTTSINRHEYHLVQTNNRYVADYDGAAYDLGTLNSRITCLVCHNVHGSTQLAMIRDASLMGRNEGIKVWYRNDDVVYFDTTNTDPPSPEDLPLSASTGAIYRGATAANVLCTHCHFNNNTVGTIRNPFKNLTTAPQLDWTGDGNFIADGANPDSGVGGAYFEFRVKYTDTRNLAPGSVQVWIDVDDDNAGIGGYEATEKFDMIPANSGDGNYTDGNEYSKVIRIYKGGDNTIKYRFYASDGTKEATGDPTINNSIAIVNNSPVLDWTAEKYYVEDGVNPDRGSNGSKFVFRVSYTDNDDECPPAAGDMQVWIDANDVNSYEGGEMFNMSAVNPGDTSCSDGKFYVYSTNLSNAGDGTLNYTFRASDGFAAASGPASEDSQLSVTGGTNSPPALDWATAACLTDGVRPLEGATGADYQFMVSYTDPDNDVCPPPAGNMQVWIDENDASGYEAGEKHNMTAMDAGDNDCSDGKLYAFTRNMTNAGTHNYRFYGTDGMTEAVGFPTMTSVVTVVGTPYKVRPEGGAGWYTTIQTAVTASSDPSTLLVYPNSDFTAAKYTTGVYLGIRHNRTIRSVCGAELTKIAGGGSALRFQDSNNGYVSGFTLMSSDIGFSVLRGNNTVIRDSIFRNNSTAVSVNTSGANYIQIANSEIYDNSQRGIYANDADMFLNISSTRIYNNTRNGAGAGAYFNYGTFRIVDSEISNNVASAGAGGGVYYLGVNAGTEIVNSVISGNQSSAAGGGLYLNSSNLDMTNVTFTNNIAATNGGAMSTNSTNVTCTNCIIAGNEAATAGVMQKNGGTQSFINTTFAFNKATTGNGGVFNVCNLPVITVRNSIFWGNSAAGNGSIANKECGAQNFMTISDSDIYLAGINGGTYTDEGGNINPARNPSFVVHTTNYRIQSGSPVIDQANAAYAPANDIDGEARPSGDADDMGADEHTVLVPDSTAAGTATAVGANSTSIFVSMPYTGDGNDDNTFLVEYCVTSSCSYVTHTGPLASSSNPFTTTITALTLGETYNVRLTYDDPDTVTGSPVQTVSSILLTNTLPDTPSNSTPANSATAVALTPTLTASAFYDADSGDTHQASQWQVDDNADFGTPFYDSGAVADLTSHTLGSSLSNGTVYYWRVRYQDSYGEWSIYSTGTFFTTLNNVPDTPTNGTPADGAINVSLTPTLTASAFFDPDAGDTHQASQWQVDDNIDFSSPAYDSGSVTDLTSHNLGSSLGAGTTYYWRVRYEDDHGGWSSYSAGTSFTTLNNAPHTPTNSTPADGATDVAVTPALTASVFSDPDAGDTHQASQWQVSSGTGAGFDAGIVHDSGTTAVDLVSHALWTTLSNSTVYYWRVRYQDNNNAWSGYSAETSFTTVAASGATHNVCPDQPAPYDKIQTAIADAGTVSGDTLSVCANTWSENIDFLNKNITVKSAGGAGVTIIQGAAGNNTAVVTFNNASLNSSAVLDGFTIDNQAAGSATRGIYIGLGATPTIKNSIIQGNSADNGTDGGGGVYVVDSSPSFDSVTVRANTAQNRDGAGMYIKGAAGGATITNSTIGGSLPADGNSGANSTDGAGIYFTGSTAGTLSISGSTIRNNVATGLGGGIYLGTITNATVITNTTITENQTNVRAAGIFSLNSPLTITNSSIDSNTSLHYGSGLYLDGDAADATITGGSVDSNIATSASDGAGAGLYLANGADLSYSGGSVSGNIANAGNGGGIYAVHTGTVLTLARMNIKGNRTVQRGGGMYLVAGTAATITNSIISGNTVGSSTWEEGGGIRNYGSLEIYNSTIAGNYGPVGGGLHNTGTANIKNSIFWSNVGTTNPQINGTVAVIYTDVQGGLTGSGSFDGDASGTGNLNVDPSFVLLDAAGSGTPKITGDYHINTGSAVVDQAKASGIGVPADDIDGDSRSLGTNPDMGADEKE from the coding sequence ATGCCTGACTATACGACGGGAAGCCCCAAGGGGAACAGCCACGAGACGCATGTTATCAAAAACAATGTAGAGTGCTACACCTGCCATAGTGTAACGCTGGCCAACTCGTCCACCATCGGCAGTACGGCCACCCATGTGGATAAGGTCTATAATATTGATTTGTTGCCCACCTACGATGCAGGTGATCCAAACTACGATTCCGGTAGCCACACCTGTGATAATGCGAGCTGTCATGGCGGTAATATTACACCTCCCTGGGGTAATACCATTGAATGTGAAAGTTGCCACGGCAATGCCTATGATGTGGATGACTATGCCCGGTGGACCAACTTTACGGGTGTCGTTGCACAAATCTATACGAGTGATTTCACTGTCCGTGGTCATGGCAGGACGACAGGAAATTACGATATAACGGGTAATGGGGGCGCCGACAGGGTCTGTAAGGATTGCCATGATCAAACGGCGCCTCACGGCGGGGCTGAAAAGCCTTTCAGGACCCAAATTTCGGGTGATCCCGATACGTTCTGTCTCAGCTGTCACGGTTCTGGCGCCCAGTTGCAGGGGGCCTTCTCGAGCATAACCGGTATCAAAAGCCATACCTTTACAGGCATGTCTGAAGCGGGAGGCTACCAGAACCATACAAGCTGGCGTATAGCGCCCAAATGTATCGACTGCCACGATCCGCACGGTGACGGTAATATTGCCATGATCCATGACAAGGTGCATACCGGCGGCAGTGACGATAAAGGACGAAGGAATGCCTTCTTCAATAAATCGACGGTGGTTTTCAGGAACCACTCTAATGCCGACAGTTTTGCCAACAGCAGTATTTACAGTCTCTGCCAGGCCTGTCATACGAAGACATCCCATTTCAGGCAGGAGGGCTTTGGCGGGGCTTCCGATCAACTGCATAGCAATATTGGTGGCGCTGCGGGCAAGAGATGTACGCCAACCTGCCATAATCACCGGGGTGGTTTTGCCCACGGAATCAGCGGTGGCAGCGGTGGCGCCGGCGGAACGGGTTGTGTTGCCTGTCATGGCCACGAGAAAGGAACCCTTTATGATCCTGATATGCAACTGCCGGTAACCTTCGGCTCTCTTTCAAGCATGGGCGCCGGAACGGCGACGCCACATTCGACCCATACCGAAACGGATGCCGATGACAAGAGAGGACCTGCAGTTTATTGCAGTACTTGCCATGATATCAACAATATTCCTTACTTTAAATCAGGAACGGATGCCAACGGTGACGGCAGGTTTAACCTGTCTGAAACCGATGTCTGTGATGCCTGTCATAGTCCCGCAGGATCTTATGACGGTGTCGATGATCCATCCGTTGGGGCGAAGAACAACTGGCATAGTGGTGGAGTATACAATAATAATACGGCCCTTAAGGCAGGGAAGGAAAAGTGGTGTGCAGGTTGTCATGATGATGCGTCATCCTATGTTCCAAACTTCAGCAATATTTCAGCGCCAAATGTTATAGGCAATGAGACAAGCATCTATACCTACGGTCAGGGATACGGTTTTTACAAGACAGGCCATGGTCTTCCTGCAAACGAGACGGTTCCGTCAAGTGGTGGAATCAAGAGTGGCCCCGGCAAGAATTGTCCTGATTGTCACAATATTACACTGCCTCATATCGATGGCAATGCCAGAACATTCGATTGCAGTGATGGTTGTGATAGTGTCGAGTACCAGGCCGGCTACAGGTTAAGGCTTGTGGGCGGACTAAATCCCATGGAGGTTCCCCGCACCACAGCCAGTGATGCTTCAGACTACAGGTTATGTTTCAGTTGCCACGATTCTGCGCCTTTCCTCATTGCCGCATCGACGCAAACGAATTTTTTGACGGCCAATTTTACGTTGACCACGAGTATTAACAGACATGAGTATCATCTTGTACAGACAAATAATCGTTATGTCGCGGATTATGATGGCGCAGCTTATGATCTAGGAACCTTAAACAGCCGCATAACCTGTCTTGTTTGTCATAATGTTCATGGTTCCACGCAGCTGGCAATGATTAGAGATGCCTCCTTGATGGGCAGAAATGAGGGTATCAAGGTCTGGTACAGGAATGATGATGTTGTTTACTTCGATACGACCAATACAGATCCGCCGTCACCTGAAGATCTGCCGCTGTCGGCAAGCACAGGCGCTATTTACAGAGGCGCAACGGCGGCAAATGTCCTTTGTACTCATTGCCACTTCAATAATAACACGGTAGGAACCATAAGAAATCCCTTCAAAAACCTGACGACGGCCCCTCAGCTTGACTGGACGGGAGATGGGAACTTTATTGCCGATGGCGCCAATCCTGATAGTGGCGTCGGTGGCGCCTATTTCGAATTCCGTGTCAAGTACACAGACACGAGAAACCTCGCCCCAGGCTCTGTACAGGTCTGGATTGATGTTGACGATGATAATGCAGGTATTGGTGGTTATGAAGCAACTGAAAAGTTTGACATGATACCTGCCAATTCGGGCGATGGTAATTACACCGACGGTAATGAATATTCAAAGGTAATCAGGATTTACAAAGGCGGTGATAACACCATTAAATACCGTTTCTATGCATCTGACGGCACGAAAGAGGCAACCGGTGACCCGACGATTAATAACAGTATTGCCATAGTGAACAATAGTCCTGTACTCGACTGGACGGCAGAAAAATACTATGTAGAGGATGGTGTCAATCCCGACAGAGGCAGCAATGGAAGCAAGTTTGTTTTCAGGGTAAGCTACACCGACAATGATGATGAATGTCCGCCGGCGGCCGGTGATATGCAGGTATGGATAGACGCTAATGATGTTAACAGTTACGAAGGTGGGGAAATGTTTAACATGAGCGCTGTTAATCCCGGTGATACAAGCTGTTCCGATGGCAAGTTCTATGTGTATAGCACTAACCTTTCCAATGCAGGCGATGGCACATTGAATTACACCTTCCGTGCCTCAGACGGTTTTGCCGCCGCCTCCGGCCCGGCTTCTGAAGATAGTCAATTATCGGTTACCGGTGGAACAAACAGCCCGCCTGCGCTTGATTGGGCAACAGCGGCCTGTTTGACGGACGGTGTAAGGCCTCTTGAGGGAGCAACGGGCGCTGATTACCAGTTTATGGTCAGCTACACGGACCCTGACAATGATGTTTGCCCGCCGCCGGCAGGTAATATGCAGGTCTGGATCGATGAAAATGATGCTTCCGGTTATGAAGCCGGTGAGAAGCATAATATGACGGCTATGGATGCCGGCGATAATGATTGCTCTGATGGTAAGCTCTATGCCTTTACCAGGAATATGACCAATGCAGGTACTCATAACTACAGGTTCTATGGCACTGATGGAATGACGGAAGCGGTCGGGTTCCCGACTATGACCAGTGTTGTTACAGTGGTCGGCACACCCTATAAGGTAAGGCCCGAAGGCGGCGCCGGATGGTATACAACAATTCAAACTGCCGTAACTGCCTCCAGCGATCCTTCTACACTGCTTGTTTATCCAAATAGTGATTTTACGGCTGCCAAATATACGACGGGAGTTTATCTTGGAATCAGGCATAACAGGACGATAAGGTCCGTCTGCGGCGCTGAACTGACCAAAATTGCCGGCGGGGGCTCTGCGCTGCGATTCCAGGACAGCAATAACGGTTATGTCAGTGGATTTACGCTCATGAGTTCCGATATCGGATTTAGTGTGCTCAGGGGAAATAATACGGTCATTCGGGACAGCATATTCCGAAATAATTCAACGGCAGTTTCCGTCAATACGAGTGGTGCAAACTATATTCAGATTGCCAACAGTGAAATTTATGATAATTCACAGAGAGGCATTTACGCTAATGACGCCGATATGTTCCTCAATATTTCGAGTACCAGGATATACAATAATACGAGAAACGGAGCCGGAGCCGGAGCCTATTTCAACTATGGAACTTTCAGAATTGTAGATTCCGAAATAAGTAACAATGTTGCTTCTGCCGGAGCCGGCGGCGGTGTTTACTATCTGGGAGTAAATGCAGGGACTGAAATAGTCAATTCAGTTATTAGTGGCAACCAGTCTTCAGCTGCTGGTGGTGGACTTTATCTGAATAGCTCCAACCTTGATATGACCAATGTGACTTTCACAAATAACATTGCCGCTACTAACGGTGGAGCAATGAGTACGAACAGTACGAATGTTACCTGTACTAACTGCATTATTGCAGGCAATGAGGCTGCCACAGCGGGAGTTATGCAGAAGAACGGTGGAACGCAGTCCTTTATTAATACGACCTTCGCTTTCAATAAGGCGACAACGGGCAATGGTGGCGTCTTTAACGTATGTAATCTGCCTGTTATAACGGTGAGAAACAGCATTTTCTGGGGCAATTCGGCGGCCGGTAACGGCAGTATTGCCAATAAGGAGTGCGGTGCCCAAAATTTTATGACTATCAGTGATTCCGATATCTACCTTGCCGGAATTAATGGTGGAACCTATACGGATGAAGGTGGAAATATTAATCCGGCAAGAAACCCGAGCTTTGTTGTTCATACTACCAATTACAGGATTCAATCCGGTTCACCTGTCATTGATCAGGCAAATGCAGCCTATGCGCCTGCAAATGACATTGACGGCGAGGCCAGACCTTCGGGAGATGCCGATGATATGGGCGCTGATGAGCATACGGTCCTTGTTCCTGACAGTACGGCTGCCGGTACGGCGACTGCCGTTGGGGCCAACAGTACTTCCATTTTTGTGAGCATGCCCTACACGGGAGACGGCAACGATGATAATACCTTCCTTGTAGAGTACTGCGTCACATCTTCCTGCTCCTACGTAACGCATACAGGGCCGCTTGCAAGTTCCAGTAATCCCTTTACAACGACTATCACCGCTTTGACGCTGGGAGAAACCTATAATGTGCGCCTTACCTATGATGATCCCGATACGGTTACCGGGTCGCCCGTACAGACTGTCAGCAGTATTCTGCTTACAAACACTTTGCCTGATACGCCATCTAACAGTACGCCGGCAAATTCGGCGACTGCTGTAGCCCTTACGCCGACGCTGACGGCATCCGCCTTCTATGACGCTGATTCGGGAGATACGCACCAGGCAAGTCAGTGGCAGGTAGATGATAATGCTGATTTTGGCACGCCTTTTTATGATTCGGGCGCCGTGGCCGACCTTACAAGTCATACTTTAGGTTCATCCCTGTCCAATGGAACGGTTTATTATTGGCGCGTCCGTTACCAGGACAGTTATGGCGAGTGGTCAATTTATTCGACAGGTACTTTCTTTACTACCCTTAATAATGTGCCTGATACGCCGACTAACGGTACGCCTGCCGATGGGGCGATCAATGTCTCACTGACGCCGACGCTGACGGCGTCAGCCTTCTTCGATCCTGATGCGGGGGATACCCATCAGGCGAGCCAGTGGCAGGTGGACGATAATATTGATTTCAGCAGTCCTGCTTATGATTCCGGGAGTGTGACTGACCTTACCAGCCACAACCTGGGATCATCTCTCGGCGCCGGCACCACTTACTACTGGCGAGTCAGGTATGAGGATGATCATGGTGGCTGGTCGAGTTACTCGGCTGGGACCTCCTTTACTACCCTCAATAATGCGCCCCATACGCCGACAAACAGTACGCCGGCAGATGGCGCAACCGATGTTGCCGTTACACCGGCTTTAACGGCTTCCGTCTTTTCCGACCCCGATGCGGGAGATACCCACCAGGCAAGCCAGTGGCAGGTAAGTAGCGGTACGGGAGCCGGTTTTGATGCAGGCATCGTTCATGATTCGGGTACGACAGCCGTTGATCTTGTCAGCCATGCCCTATGGACAACGCTCAGTAATAGTACCGTCTATTACTGGCGCGTCCGTTACCAGGACAATAATAATGCCTGGTCAGGTTATTCGGCAGAAACCTCCTTTACTACCGTTGCCGCCAGCGGCGCCACTCATAATGTGTGTCCTGATCAGCCGGCCCCTTATGACAAGATTCAGACGGCCATAGCAGATGCCGGGACGGTATCAGGCGATACACTATCGGTTTGTGCTAATACCTGGAGTGAGAATATTGACTTTTTGAATAAGAACATTACCGTTAAGTCGGCCGGCGGCGCTGGAGTGACTATCATCCAGGGTGCGGCAGGTAACAATACGGCGGTAGTAACCTTTAATAACGCCTCTCTCAATAGCAGCGCTGTGCTCGATGGCTTTACTATCGACAATCAGGCTGCCGGTTCTGCAACGCGCGGTATTTATATCGGCCTCGGCGCTACGCCGACCATCAAGAACTCTATCATTCAGGGTAACAGCGCCGATAACGGTACTGACGGTGGCGGCGGCGTCTACGTCGTAGATTCATCGCCCTCTTTTGATAGCGTTACTGTTCGGGCCAACACAGCGCAAAATCGTGATGGCGCCGGTATGTATATTAAGGGCGCAGCCGGTGGCGCGACCATTACCAACTCCACCATTGGCGGTAGCTTGCCTGCTGATGGAAACAGCGGCGCCAACTCTACTGATGGCGCCGGGATTTACTTCACGGGTTCCACGGCAGGCACTTTGTCCATCAGCGGCAGTACTATCCGCAATAACGTAGCGACCGGTTTGGGCGGTGGTATTTACCTGGGGACCATTACTAATGCAACAGTTATCACGAATACAACCATTACTGAGAACCAAACCAACGTGAGGGCTGCCGGTATCTTCAGTCTGAATTCGCCGTTGACCATCACAAACAGCAGTATAGACAGCAATACCTCACTGCATTATGGCAGCGGGCTTTACCTCGACGGCGATGCGGCGGATGCAACCATTACAGGCGGTTCGGTGGACAGTAACATTGCTACAAGCGCCAGTGATGGGGCTGGCGCCGGCCTATATCTTGCGAATGGCGCAGATCTTTCTTATAGCGGTGGTTCAGTGAGTGGTAATATTGCAAATGCCGGCAATGGCGGCGGTATTTATGCCGTACATACCGGTACGGTATTGACTCTGGCCAGGATGAATATAAAAGGAAACAGGACCGTTCAGCGAGGTGGCGGCATGTATCTCGTAGCCGGTACTGCCGCAACCATCACCAACTCGATCATATCCGGTAATACTGTTGGTTCCAGTACCTGGGAAGAGGGTGGTGGAATACGGAACTACGGTTCCCTGGAAATTTATAACAGCACTATCGCCGGTAATTACGGGCCTGTTGGCGGCGGGTTGCATAATACGGGCACGGCCAATATCAAGAACAGTATATTCTGGAGTAACGTTGGAACCACTAATCCACAGATCAATGGTACTGTGGCTGTGATCTACACTGATGTGCAGGGTGGATTGACGGGAAGCGGCAGCTTCGATGGTGATGCCAGCGGTACAGGTAATTTAAATGTCGATCCTTCCTTTGTTTTGCTTGATGCGGCAGGCAGCGGTACGCCAAAGATTACCGGTGACTACCACATCAATACCGGTTCGGCTGTGGTTGATCAGGCCAAGGCTTCGGGAATCGGTGTGCCTGCTGATGATATTGATGGAGATTCTCGTTCATTGGGAACAAATCCTGATATGGGCGCTGATGAGAAGGAATAA